In the genome of Actinomycetota bacterium, one region contains:
- a CDS encoding radical SAM protein, translating into MNVYHITFAPAVKVAYVYFWGCNFGCKGCIRREELGDIHLSQHVADFSGFLKLEEVVGILEDFKPEGVTFLGGEPTIDPEFPKLAKVLEKRLGTHNILLTNGYLFPPLEGVDEIQVSIKAITGTLHREFTGKPNQEVLRNFRRLHRAGVALRAESIFIPHYIDVEEIEKITRFISAVDSNIPYRIDGYIPVAGNPWRRPTLEEVEGAVKVARKYLHHVTCLKGNEGLRYEVECIV; encoded by the coding sequence TCACATAACCTTCGCTCCAGCTGTAAAAGTGGCTTATGTCTACTTTTGGGGTTGTAACTTTGGTTGCAAGGGTTGTATACGTCGGGAGGAGTTGGGGGATATTCACCTGAGCCAACATGTTGCAGACTTTAGTGGCTTTTTGAAGCTTGAAGAGGTTGTGGGAATCTTGGAGGACTTTAAGCCGGAGGGAGTTACTTTCTTAGGTGGGGAACCCACAATCGATCCAGAGTTTCCAAAATTGGCCAAGGTGTTAGAGAAGAGGCTCGGTACCCATAATATCCTTCTCACTAATGGCTATTTGTTTCCACCCTTGGAGGGAGTCGACGAAATCCAGGTGAGCATAAAGGCAATAACCGGGACTTTGCATCGGGAATTCACGGGGAAGCCCAATCAAGAAGTGTTAAGGAACTTTAGACGACTGCACAGAGCGGGGGTGGCTTTGAGAGCAGAGAGCATCTTCATTCCTCATTATATAGATGTCGAGGAGATTGAGAAGATTACCAGGTTTATCTCCGCGGTTGATTCCAATATTCCCTATAGAATAGATGGATACATTCCCGTGGCTGGAAATCCTTGGAGGAGACCAACTCTGGAGGAGGTTGAAGGAGCTGTTAAAGTAGCCAGGAAGTATTTACACCACGTAACCTGTCTTAAGGGGAATGAAGGGTTGAGATATGAGGTGGAGTGCATCGTCTAA